The following DNA comes from Bacteroidota bacterium.
ATGAACTTGGGATACAGTTTTTCGCCTGTATTGGTTACAAGCAGATAATCGTTTTGAGTAAAGCCTTCCATTACTTTAGCCGTGTTATATTCTACTATTTGTGTAATTAAGTCGTTAGTAATAGGAATAATGCGTTCTTTATTACGTTTTCCCAAAACTTTTATTTGGCGTTTATACTGATCTATATTGCTATTTACAAGATTTTGTAACTCTGATAACCTAATACCCGTTGTATAAAACAAATTCATCATTAGTTTATCTCTTTGCCCTTTAAAATCTTTAGTAAACAACTCTTTAGATTTACTGGTTAATGAATCTTTTTCATTTAATAAGCTATCCATTCCGTGTTGCTCAACAAACTCCGGTAATCTTTTTTCAATTTTTGGCGCTTGCACCTTACTGATTGGATTGTAGCTTATGAGTTGTTCCTTCTGTAAGAATTTATAAAATGATCTTAGCGTAGATAGTTTTCGTACAACGGACCTGTTTTTTAGTTCTTCGTTCATCATGTGTACCAACCAGCTTCTGATATGCTGGTGGTTGATGGCTTCTACATTATTTATCTGATAAGTAATTTGAAGAAATGTTTCGAACTGCAATAAGTCGGTTTGGTAACTTGTGAGGGTGTGGATTGATTGCTTTTTCTCAAACTCAACATATTGTAAAAACTGTTGTATGGCTGCCCCCAAAATCATATTAACGAATGTAGCATAATTGATATGAATATCAAACAAATTATGTTATTTATTTTTGACGGTAATTTATTGTTTTAAACTAAAAGAGCTTCGAGGTTAAAACCCCGAAGCTCTTTGTAATTAGGAATTGATTGGTATGTTACTTCAAT
Coding sequences within:
- a CDS encoding tyrosine-type recombinase/integrase — its product is MFDIHINYATFVNMILGAAIQQFLQYVEFEKKQSIHTLTSYQTDLLQFETFLQITYQINNVEAINHQHIRSWLVHMMNEELKNRSVVRKLSTLRSFYKFLQKEQLISYNPISKVQAPKIEKRLPEFVEQHGMDSLLNEKDSLTSKSKELFTKDFKGQRDKLMMNLFYTTGIRLSELQNLVNSNIDQYKRQIKVLGKRNKERIIPITNDLITQIVEYNTAKVMEGFTQNDYLLVTNTGEKLYPKFIYNTVKLYLSQVTSITKRSPHVLRHTYATHLLNKGADLNAIKELLGHASLAATQVYTHNSIERLKEVYKDKHPRN